The Miscanthus floridulus cultivar M001 chromosome 7, ASM1932011v1, whole genome shotgun sequence genome includes a region encoding these proteins:
- the LOC136465211 gene encoding uncharacterized protein, which translates to MASNYRVEHINFNVADFNTAYHTILGRPALVKFMAIPHYAYLVLKMPLPARVLAPWANLSIAYAYEIESLAVVKATDLSIQMASMVTDAKTVPADDLEILVSEPPCASTKSKETKEVGLGLDDPSKTVKIGVHLDPK; encoded by the coding sequence ATGGCTAGCAATTACCgcgttgagcacatcaacttcaatgtcgctgacttcaacactgcctaccacaccatacttggtcggccagctctggtcaagttcatggccatacctcactatgcctatctggtgctaaagatgcctttgcCAGCAAGAGTCCTAGCCccatgggccaacctctccatcgcctatgcctatgagatagagagtctcgctgtcgtcaaagccaccgacctctccatccagatggctagcatggtcaccgatgccaagacggtgcccgccgaTGACTTGGAGATCCTAGTGTCAGAGCCTCCATGTGCCtctaccaagtccaaggaaaccaaggaggtcggcctcggcctcgacgacccctccaagaccgtgaagattggggttcaccttgaccccaaatag
- the LOC136465212 gene encoding uncharacterized protein, which translates to MSQAGGGMAGHCRCQGRRGRGQGRRWRAAGVESPALHAARRGLGRRWWVARSRSQHRRGGARRFGGGAGWVQGTARGGDWRGRGGPARAWARSWGGVGHGVGVVRCGARCGRGAKRGTARAAGHASTEIQMNGGSSTPARSSIPRSDAEVVDGELVGGTDLGKGRGRRMELDRDGRRESGRGHVAWAGGGDAGGNAESPTLVLDN; encoded by the exons ATGAGCCAGGCCGGCGGTGGCATGGCCGGGCACTGCAGGTGCCAGGGCCGAAGGGGGCGCGGCCAAGGACGGCGGTGGCGCGCAGCGGGCGTGGAAAGCCCGGCGCTCCACGCGGCGAGGCGCGGCCTAGGCCGGCGGTGGTGGGTGGCACGGTCACGATCACAGCACCGGCGCGGCGGGGCGCGGCGGTTCGGCGGGGGCGCGGGGTGGGTGCAGGGAACAGCGAGGGGAGGGGactggcgcgggcgcggcggtccggcgcgggcgtgggcgcggtcgTGGGGCGGCGTGGGGCACGGCGTGGGCGTGGTGCGGTGCGGGGCACGGTGCGGCCGCGGGGCGAAACGGGGCACGGCGCGGGCGGCCGGGCACG CAAGTACAGAGATTCAG atgaatggaggctcgtcgacgcCGGCGCGAAGCTCGATACCGCGGAGTGATGCGGAGGTCGTCGATGGGGAGCTCGTCGGTGGTACGGACCTCGGCAAGGGCAGGGGCAGGCGAATGGAGCTCGACCGTGACGGGAGGCGCGAATCCGGGCGGGGGCATGTGGCGTGGGCGGGTGGCGGGGACGCGGGCGGGAATGCTGAAAGCCCtactttggttttggataattga